The Triticum urartu cultivar G1812 chromosome 5, Tu2.1, whole genome shotgun sequence genome contains the following window.
TGCATGCATGGCGCCGTGCATGCGGCGCTTCTTCACCACGTACGCACCCCGGCCTACACCTGGCCGCGCGCATGGCCTCCTCGCCGCATCGCCGCCCCCTATATATACCATCACTCCCCCTGAGCTACGATCATCAACTCATCCGGTCAGTTAGCTCGTCACGAACAACGATCACGATGAAGTCCGCAGTAAGATCACCATGGCTAGTGCTAGCCATCGTCCTCTCCCTCTGCCTCTCCCTCTCGTTCGCGTCGTGGGATGCCGAGGACGTAGGCAGGGGTAGTAGGAGGTGGCAAGAAGGGGGCGACGAAGGGCGGTCCGGCGGAAGTGGCCGGCCGTACCACTTCGGCCAGGAGAGCTACCGGGAGTGGGCCAAGTCGCGGCACGGCCACTTTAAGGTGCTGGAGCGGTTCGACCACGAGCTGCTCCGGGGTTCCATCGGCGACTACCGCGTCGCGTACCTGGACGCGGCGCCGCGCGCGTTCCTGCAGCCCAGTCACCACGACGCAGacgagatcgccttcgtcagggAAGGCGAGGGCGTGCTCGTGTTGCTGAGGAACGGGAAGCGGGAGTCGTTCTGCATCAGGGAGGGCGACGTCATCGTGATCCCGGCCGGATCCATCGTGTACTCCGCCAACACGCACCGGTCCAAATGGCTCCGCGTCGTCATGCTCATCAACCCCGTCTCCACGCCGGGCCGCTTCCAGGTGAGCGTGAGCCATGGCCGCGGCTTGCAGACTTCTCTGCCATCTCCGTTTGCATGCAATTGCAACCTTACTTTTGGTGTTCTTGATCTGTTGGTAGGAGTTCTTCCTTATTGGATCTGGAGACGAGCGCCCGCAGTCCTTCTTGAGCGTCTTCAGCGACGAGGTTATCCAGGCCGCATTAAACGTGCGTACGCGCTGACCATCGGCACTGATTATTTGTTTGATCATCACTCAATTCAGCTCGATCAAGTTTTTGTGGGATTCTGCTTATTTTTGTAACAGACTCGGCGGGAGGATGTGGACAGAGTGTTTGAGAGCAAAAGCAAGGGTGAGGGTGAGATATATGAGGCGTCGGAGGAGCAGATACGGGAGCTGAGCAGGTCGTGCTCCAGgggaggacgcggcggcggcggctcgggttCCGAGAAGGAGGACATCCAGCCGCGCAGCCTCACCGGCGAGAAGCCGCGCTACTCGAACAAGCACGGCAGGTTCCACCAGATCACCGGAGACCAGTGCCACCACCTCCGCAAGCTCGACATGGATGTCACCCTCGTCAACATCACCCGGGTAAAGCATCGGCGCCGCGCATACAGATAGTTTTGTAGCATCATGCAACGGATTTGTTCGCCTAAACCAATGTGTGTTTCGTTGTGCGTGCATGCATGCAGGGCTCGATGACGGCACTGAAGTACACCACCCGGTCGACCAGGATCTACGTCGTCGTGGAGGGGCGCGACGGCTACTTCGAGATGGCGTGCCCGCACATCTCCAGCTCCGGCCGTTCTGAACGCCGTGAGCACGAGCAAGAGCGCGAGCGCGAGCACGGGCAGGGCAGGAGGAGCGAGGAGCGCGAGCGTGAGCAGGGGCGGGGCAGGAGGAGCGAGGAGCGCGAGCAGGAGCAGGGCCACGGCCGGGAGCAGGAGAAATCGAGGGGCTACAGGCAGGTGAGGGCCCAGATCAAGGTGGGGTCGGTGATCGTGCTCCCCGCGGGCCACCCGGCGACGTTCGTGGCCGGGAACGACGGGAACCTCGCCCTGCTGTCCTTCGGCGTGGGCGCCAACAACGACGAGGAGGTGTTCGTGACCGGCGGGAACAGCGTCCTGAAGCAGCTGGACGAGGCGGCCAAGGCGCTGGCGT
Protein-coding sequences here:
- the LOC125506086 gene encoding cupincin-like, producing MKSAVRSPWLVLAIVLSLCLSLSFASWDAEDVGRGSRRWQEGGDEGRSGGSGRPYHFGQESYREWAKSRHGHFKVLERFDHELLRGSIGDYRVAYLDAAPRAFLQPSHHDADEIAFVREGEGVLVLLRNGKRESFCIREGDVIVIPAGSIVYSANTHRSKWLRVVMLINPVSTPGRFQEFFLIGSGDERPQSFLSVFSDEVIQAALNTRREDVDRVFESKSKGEGEIYEASEEQIRELSRSCSRGGRGGGGSGSEKEDIQPRSLTGEKPRYSNKHGRFHQITGDQCHHLRKLDMDVTLVNITRGSMTALKYTTRSTRIYVVVEGRDGYFEMACPHISSSGRSERREHEQEREREHGQGRRSEEREREQGRGRRSEEREQEQGHGREQEKSRGYRQVRAQIKVGSVIVLPAGHPATFVAGNDGNLALLSFGVGANNDEEVFVTGGNSVLKQLDEAAKALAFPQQARELADRVIRAQPESVFVAGPQQQRRVADM